The proteins below come from a single uncultured Carboxylicivirga sp. genomic window:
- the cydB gene encoding cytochrome d ubiquinol oxidase subunit II produces the protein MFGELSHLALQQYWWVIVSLLGAILVFLMFVQGGQTLIYTIGKTDLQRTMLVNTLGRKWEFTFTTLVTFGGAFFASFPLFYSTSFGGAYWVWIIILFAFVLQAVSYEFRTRPNNAFGAKTFETFLFINGLIGTIFIGTAVATFFTGSAFSVNDMNQSQWELTSHGLEAAFNLHNLSLGLAVFFLARVLGLLYFINSVKHEEMEKRARKQLLYNGIPFVVFFLTFLIWLLLREGFAVNPETQEVYMEPFKYFNNLIAMPVVLIMLLLGVVAVLFGLIASILTEKCKRGIWSAGGGTILTVLSLLLVAGFNNTAFYPSTYDLQSSLTIQNASSSHFTLTAMSYVSLLVPFVLAYIVYVWRAINNKPIDEEEMSSDDLHVY, from the coding sequence ATGTTTGGAGAATTATCACATTTAGCATTACAGCAATATTGGTGGGTAATCGTCTCACTTTTGGGAGCAATTCTTGTGTTCTTGATGTTTGTTCAAGGTGGTCAAACACTCATCTATACAATTGGAAAGACAGATTTGCAACGCACTATGTTAGTAAACACTCTTGGGCGTAAATGGGAGTTTACATTTACTACACTGGTTACTTTCGGAGGAGCTTTTTTTGCATCGTTTCCTCTGTTTTATAGCACAAGTTTTGGTGGAGCATACTGGGTATGGATAATCATTTTGTTTGCATTTGTTTTGCAGGCTGTATCTTATGAATTTCGTACAAGACCCAATAACGCATTTGGTGCCAAAACATTTGAAACATTCCTTTTTATTAACGGATTGATTGGTACTATTTTTATTGGAACAGCGGTTGCTACGTTTTTTACGGGTTCGGCCTTTTCGGTTAATGATATGAACCAGTCGCAATGGGAATTGACATCGCATGGATTAGAAGCTGCATTCAACCTGCATAACTTGTCGTTAGGTTTAGCTGTTTTCTTTTTAGCACGAGTTTTGGGTTTGTTGTACTTTATTAATAGTGTTAAGCACGAAGAGATGGAAAAGAGAGCTCGTAAGCAGCTTTTATATAATGGAATTCCATTTGTGGTATTCTTTCTTACATTCCTGATTTGGTTATTGCTTAGAGAAGGTTTTGCTGTTAATCCTGAAACACAAGAGGTATATATGGAGCCATTCAAATACTTTAATAATCTAATTGCAATGCCCGTTGTGTTAATTATGCTTTTATTAGGTGTTGTTGCTGTTTTATTTGGACTGATAGCTTCTATTCTTACCGAGAAATGTAAAAGAGGAATTTGGTCAGCAGGTGGAGGAACTATATTAACTGTATTAAGTTTGTTGTTGGTGGCTGGTTTTAATAATACCGCATTCTATCCATCTACATACGATTTGCAAAGTTCTTTAACAATTCAAAATGCGTCATCCAGTCATTTTACGCTTACGGCAATGAGTTATGTATCGTTGTTGGTTCCGTTTGTGTTAGCTTATATTGTTTATGTTTGGAGAGCTATTAATAATAAACCAATCGACGAAGAAGAAATGTCGTCAGATGATTTACATGTTTATTAA
- a CDS encoding CDP-alcohol phosphatidyltransferase family protein, with protein sequence MRILKHIPNTLTSLNVLCGTIATFMALNGMIDWAIWLIFIGSVFDFSDGFAARALKSYSEMGKELDSLADLISFGMAPAAIWSSIIRQIIIGNTSTPLADMQLADQLWILSPFILVVFAALRLAKFNVDTRQTENFLGLTTTATGIFTASFAYLFLHRTEWFQWLSPVIILITIGVFCILLVSEIPMFSLKFKNLKWSDNKERFILIAFAIISIVFLFVGGIAATILYYVLISIIKSIAAPKA encoded by the coding sequence ATGCGAATACTTAAACACATACCAAACACATTAACCAGTTTAAATGTGCTATGCGGTACTATTGCAACTTTTATGGCATTAAATGGCATGATTGATTGGGCAATATGGCTTATTTTTATTGGATCCGTTTTTGATTTTAGCGATGGTTTTGCAGCCAGAGCTCTCAAATCGTATAGCGAAATGGGCAAGGAACTTGATTCATTAGCTGATCTAATAAGTTTTGGAATGGCTCCGGCAGCTATCTGGTCATCAATAATCAGACAAATAATAATAGGTAATACTTCAACACCTCTAGCTGACATGCAACTAGCTGATCAATTATGGATATTGAGTCCATTTATATTGGTTGTATTTGCCGCTCTTCGATTGGCTAAGTTTAATGTAGATACACGACAAACCGAAAACTTTTTAGGATTAACCACAACTGCTACAGGAATATTCACTGCTTCATTTGCATATCTATTCCTTCACCGCACAGAATGGTTTCAATGGCTTTCGCCTGTTATTATCCTAATTACAATTGGTGTGTTTTGCATTTTGTTAGTAAGCGAGATTCCTATGTTTTCGTTGAAATTCAAAAATCTTAAATGGTCGGATAACAAAGAACGCTTTATTTTAATAGCATTTGCTATAATTTCAATCGTTTTTTTATTTGTAGGAGGTATTGCAGCAACTATTCTTTATTATGTCCTTATTTCGATAATAAAATCAATTGCAGCACCAAAAGCTTAA
- the hisG gene encoding ATP phosphoribosyltransferase, giving the protein METKIRIALQKKGRLNEDSMTLLKEAGIKFNSGGGKLVASSPDFPIEVLYLRDDDIPQTVADSVADIGIVGENEMAEKSFDLTIAKRLGFSKCRLSLAIPKADEYPGTEYFEGKKIATSYPVILEKYLKEKNINANIHEIAGSVEIAPGIGLADGIFDIVSSGSTLVANRLKEVEVVMQSEALLVSAPDLSPEKQQLLDEIIFRINSVMAARKNKYILMNVPNDKVDEIVNVLPGMKSPTVLPLADKGWSSVHSVIQEKKFWEIIGQLKSLGAEGILVIPIEKMIL; this is encoded by the coding sequence ATGGAAACCAAAATCAGAATTGCATTACAGAAAAAGGGTCGTTTGAATGAAGACTCAATGACTTTATTAAAAGAAGCGGGAATTAAGTTTAACTCAGGAGGTGGTAAATTGGTAGCCTCTTCACCCGATTTTCCAATTGAAGTTCTTTATCTGCGAGATGATGATATTCCGCAAACAGTTGCTGATTCAGTTGCCGATATAGGTATTGTTGGCGAAAACGAGATGGCTGAGAAAAGCTTCGATCTAACCATCGCCAAACGATTAGGGTTTAGCAAATGTCGTTTGTCTTTAGCTATTCCCAAAGCTGATGAGTATCCAGGAACAGAATACTTCGAAGGAAAAAAGATTGCTACTTCTTATCCTGTTATCCTAGAGAAATACCTGAAAGAGAAAAATATCAATGCTAATATTCACGAGATTGCCGGATCGGTAGAGATTGCTCCTGGTATAGGTTTGGCTGATGGTATCTTCGATATTGTAAGTTCGGGAAGTACATTGGTTGCAAACCGCTTGAAGGAAGTCGAAGTAGTGATGCAGTCTGAAGCACTATTGGTTTCTGCTCCTGATTTAAGCCCAGAGAAACAGCAATTGTTAGATGAAATTATCTTCCGCATTAATTCGGTGATGGCTGCTCGTAAGAACAAATACATTCTGATGAATGTGCCAAACGATAAAGTGGATGAGATTGTTAATGTGTTACCAGGAATGAAAAGTCCTACAGTATTGCCATTGGCAGATAAAGGATGGAGCTCGGTTCATTCGGTGATTCAGGAAAAGAAATTCTGGGAGATCATTGGTCAGCTTAAGAGTTTGGGTGCTGAAGGTATCTTAGTGATTCCAATTGAGAAAATGATTCTGTAA
- the hisC gene encoding histidinol-phosphate transaminase, whose product MKTLDELLRSNIKGLKPYSSARDEFTGTASVYLDANENPFNQPYNRYPDPYQRKLKAKIAPIKGVEVDQIFLGNGSDEPIDLLFRAFCEPGQDNVVSIDPTYGMYQVAADINNIEVRKVLLTDDFQLDVNALLAAADNNSKLLFLCSPNNPTGNCFNEEDIVTLIKGFDGIVVLDEAYIDFAPEKSLLKQLNEFPNLLVLQTFSKAWGMAGIRLGMAFASKAIIKVLSSIKYPYNINILTQEKASELLDKEDDKHQWVETLLKERARMNNDLQQFTFVQKIYPSDANYLLVKVDDAKGLYNYLVSDEIIIRDRSSVALCAGCLRITVGTSDENKQLLKSLQSYQK is encoded by the coding sequence ATGAAAACGCTTGATGAGCTTTTAAGATCTAATATAAAAGGGCTGAAGCCCTACTCTTCGGCCCGTGATGAATTCACCGGAACGGCATCAGTTTACCTCGATGCCAACGAAAACCCATTTAACCAACCCTACAATCGTTATCCCGATCCGTATCAACGGAAGCTTAAAGCAAAGATTGCTCCTATAAAAGGAGTTGAGGTAGATCAAATCTTTTTGGGTAATGGAAGTGATGAACCCATCGATTTATTGTTTCGTGCATTTTGTGAACCTGGGCAGGATAATGTGGTAAGTATCGATCCAACCTATGGAATGTATCAGGTGGCTGCAGACATTAATAATATTGAAGTGCGTAAAGTTCTGTTAACCGACGATTTTCAGTTGGATGTGAATGCGCTTCTGGCTGCTGCGGATAACAATTCTAAGCTGCTTTTTCTTTGTTCACCTAATAATCCAACCGGAAACTGTTTTAACGAGGAGGATATTGTAACGCTTATCAAAGGATTCGACGGCATAGTTGTGCTTGACGAGGCTTATATTGACTTTGCTCCTGAGAAGAGTTTGTTGAAACAATTGAATGAGTTTCCAAATCTGCTGGTATTGCAAACCTTCTCTAAAGCATGGGGAATGGCAGGTATTCGATTGGGGATGGCTTTTGCATCAAAGGCTATCATCAAAGTACTAAGTAGCATTAAATATCCTTATAATATTAATATTCTTACCCAAGAGAAGGCTTCAGAATTATTGGATAAAGAAGATGATAAACATCAGTGGGTCGAAACTTTATTGAAAGAAAGAGCCCGAATGAATAATGATTTGCAGCAATTTACGTTTGTACAAAAGATTTACCCATCAGATGCCAATTACTTGTTGGTGAAAGTAGATGACGCCAAAGGTTTGTATAACTACCTGGTGAGTGATGAAATCATCATTCGCGATCGCTCATCGGTTGCCTTGTGTGCGGGCTGTTTACGAATTACTGTGGGTACATCCGATGAAAATAAACAATTACTTAAATCATTACAATCTTATCAGAAATAA
- a CDS encoding bacteriohemerythrin, whose protein sequence is MKKELNFMHMWTNDLSVNNVDIDNEHKKLFNLLTSFYKGIQSNSPKLELEELINGLLEYTQTHFSREENYMKRISYPYFDDHKAEHEAFIEKATNFHKKMSEGKMILSLEVTNFLKDWLVNHIKISDQKYAQFASANAEKLQQFAYN, encoded by the coding sequence TTGAAGAAAGAACTAAACTTTATGCACATGTGGACAAACGATCTATCTGTCAACAATGTTGATATCGATAATGAACACAAAAAACTTTTTAACCTGCTTACCAGCTTTTATAAAGGTATTCAAAGTAATTCGCCTAAACTTGAACTTGAAGAATTAATAAATGGTTTGTTGGAGTATACTCAAACCCATTTTTCGAGGGAAGAAAACTATATGAAACGAATTAGTTATCCTTATTTCGATGATCATAAGGCAGAACATGAAGCTTTCATAGAAAAGGCTACGAATTTTCATAAAAAGATGAGTGAAGGTAAAATGATTTTGTCTCTGGAGGTAACTAATTTTTTAAAGGATTGGTTAGTGAATCATATTAAAATATCAGACCAGAAATATGCCCAATTTGCGAGTGCCAACGCAGAGAAACTACAGCAATTTGCTTATAACTAA
- the hisB gene encoding bifunctional histidinol-phosphatase/imidazoleglycerol-phosphate dehydratase HisB, producing the protein MQKKKILFIDRDGTLIVEPPVDYQVDSLEKLEFYPGVFQNLSKIAQQLDFYLAMVTNQDGLGTASFPEDTFWPAQNKMMKALEGEGITFDKVHIDPTLPEENAPTRKPGTAMLTEYMEGDYDLDGSFVIGDRITDVQLAKNLGCKAILLQGKEAGDKMLAEAGLTEVCALLTDQWNEVAAFLFKSERSAEVVRSTAETSIKVAVNLDGSGKCNIATGLNFFDHMLEQIGRHSGCDLTVEVKGDLHVDEHHTMEDTAIVLGEAFKKALGDKRGIERYGFCLPMDDCLAQVAIDFGGRPWLVWETEFKREMIGDTPTEMFHHFFKSFSDAAACNLNIKAEGGNEHHKIEGIFKALARAIRAAIRKDPYNDQLPSTKGML; encoded by the coding sequence ATGCAAAAGAAAAAAATACTATTTATAGATAGGGACGGTACCCTTATTGTGGAACCTCCCGTTGATTACCAGGTTGACAGTCTGGAGAAGCTGGAGTTTTATCCTGGAGTTTTTCAAAACTTATCAAAGATAGCTCAGCAACTCGATTTCTACCTGGCTATGGTCACCAATCAGGATGGATTGGGCACAGCTTCTTTTCCGGAAGATACCTTTTGGCCGGCTCAAAATAAGATGATGAAGGCTTTAGAGGGGGAAGGAATCACCTTTGATAAGGTGCATATCGATCCAACCCTACCCGAAGAGAATGCTCCTACGCGTAAGCCTGGAACTGCTATGCTGACTGAGTATATGGAGGGTGATTACGATTTGGATGGTTCGTTTGTAATTGGCGATCGAATTACCGATGTGCAACTGGCCAAGAATCTGGGTTGTAAAGCCATTTTGCTGCAAGGTAAAGAAGCAGGAGATAAGATGTTGGCCGAAGCTGGGTTAACAGAGGTGTGTGCCTTGCTTACTGACCAATGGAATGAGGTAGCTGCCTTTTTATTTAAATCAGAAAGAAGTGCCGAAGTAGTGCGTTCAACGGCTGAAACAAGCATCAAGGTGGCTGTTAATTTGGATGGTTCGGGCAAGTGCAATATTGCAACCGGACTGAATTTCTTCGATCATATGTTGGAGCAGATTGGTCGTCACTCGGGTTGTGATTTAACGGTTGAGGTAAAGGGCGATTTACATGTCGACGAACATCATACCATGGAAGATACGGCCATTGTGTTGGGCGAGGCTTTCAAAAAGGCTTTGGGCGATAAGCGTGGTATTGAGCGTTATGGTTTCTGTCTGCCAATGGACGATTGTCTGGCACAGGTAGCCATCGATTTTGGTGGACGACCCTGGTTGGTTTGGGAAACCGAATTTAAGCGCGAGATGATTGGCGATACTCCTACCGAGATGTTCCATCATTTCTTTAAGAGTTTTTCCGATGCGGCAGCCTGCAACCTTAATATAAAGGCCGAAGGTGGCAACGAGCATCATAAGATAGAAGGTATTTTTAAAGCACTGGCACGTGCCATCAGGGCAGCCATTCGTAAAGATCCATATAACGATCAACTACCCAGTACCAAAGGGATGTTGTAA
- the hisD gene encoding histidinol dehydrogenase, whose protein sequence is MQKIVYPEKESWAALLERPDNGLDDLFDTARGVLDDVKRNKDAALIKYTRMFDGVDLEEFKVLQTEVDEACLKVSSDLKEAILTAKLNIETFHKAQLRDVKVIETMPGVQCWQKAVPIEKVGLYIPGGTAPLFSTVLMLAIPAKIAGCKEVVLCSPAGKDGKINPAILYVANLVGVTQIFKLGGIQAIGAMAYGTETVPSVSKIFGPGNRFVTAAKQVVSLKDVAIDMPAGPSEVMVMADESAEPAFIAADLLSQAEHGADSQVILVTNNEALLDKVEKALADQLNQLSRKEVAEKALDNSRMIVLKSVDEMLEMCNDYAPEHLIISMRDDEEIGSKVRNAGSVFLGNYSPESAGDYASGTNHTLPTHGYAKSYSGVSTESFMKKITYQKISEKGIQKLGPAIEIMAAAEQLDAHKNAVTVRLQKIKESK, encoded by the coding sequence ATGCAAAAAATAGTATATCCTGAAAAAGAGTCGTGGGCAGCTTTACTGGAAAGGCCTGATAATGGTTTGGACGACTTATTTGATACAGCTCGTGGTGTATTGGATGATGTAAAGCGAAACAAAGATGCTGCCTTGATTAAATACACCCGAATGTTTGATGGTGTGGATCTAGAAGAGTTTAAGGTATTGCAGACCGAGGTTGATGAGGCTTGTCTAAAAGTAAGTAGCGATTTGAAAGAAGCCATCTTAACAGCTAAGCTAAATATTGAAACATTTCATAAAGCACAGCTTCGCGATGTAAAGGTGATTGAGACTATGCCTGGTGTACAATGCTGGCAAAAGGCTGTGCCGATTGAAAAAGTTGGTTTGTATATACCTGGCGGAACGGCACCTTTATTTTCAACGGTTTTAATGTTGGCTATTCCAGCTAAGATTGCAGGATGTAAAGAAGTGGTTTTATGCTCTCCTGCAGGTAAAGATGGTAAGATCAATCCTGCTATTTTATATGTAGCCAACTTGGTTGGTGTAACGCAAATATTTAAGTTGGGAGGTATTCAGGCAATCGGAGCTATGGCTTATGGTACTGAAACGGTTCCTTCAGTGTCTAAGATATTTGGTCCGGGTAACCGATTTGTGACAGCAGCCAAGCAAGTGGTAAGCCTGAAGGATGTTGCCATTGATATGCCGGCTGGTCCGTCGGAAGTAATGGTGATGGCCGATGAAAGTGCTGAGCCTGCTTTTATTGCTGCTGATCTTCTATCACAAGCTGAACATGGTGCAGATAGCCAAGTGATATTGGTAACCAACAACGAAGCCTTACTGGATAAAGTTGAAAAGGCATTGGCTGATCAGCTCAATCAGCTATCGCGAAAAGAAGTGGCAGAAAAAGCGTTGGACAACAGTCGTATGATTGTATTAAAGTCGGTGGATGAAATGCTGGAGATGTGCAACGATTATGCCCCCGAGCACTTGATTATTTCTATGAGGGATGATGAGGAAATAGGTTCGAAGGTTAGAAATGCCGGATCTGTCTTTTTGGGAAACTATTCGCCTGAGAGTGCAGGTGATTACGCTTCGGGAACCAACCATACATTGCCTACACATGGATATGCCAAATCGTATAGCGGGGTAAGTACAGAGAGTTTTATGAAGAAGATTACCTATCAGAAAATATCTGAGAAAGGAATTCAGAAGCTAGGACCCGCGATTGAAATTATGGCAGCAGCCGAACAGCTAGATGCACACAAAAATGCAGTTACTGTAAGGCTTCAAAAAATCAAAGAATCGAAATAA
- a CDS encoding cytochrome ubiquinol oxidase subunit I yields the protein MLDNIDLTLVNWSRAQFALTAMFHWLFVPLTLGLGFIVAFMETIYVRTGDPEWKRITKFWMKLFGINFAIGVATGIILEFEFGTNWSNYSWFVGDIFGAPLAIEGIMAFFLESTFIAVMFFGWGKVSKKFHLTATWLTAVGANLSALWILVANAWMQNPVGMKFNPETARNEMVSFWDVFLSETAVNKFLHTTTSGYVLASIFVVGVSAWFMLKKRHVLFAKRSIVIASVFGIVASVMLIGTGDGSAREIAKTQPMKFAAMESLFEGQTQAPLIAVGLFGKAPDDPLNKNSESDFLVKIEIPNMLSYMAFLKVDAFVPGIKDLVLGNEERGIMSYKEKIKRGYEAQQVLKAFKAAKGTDPAKYEELKAKFDDKEWIDNYFRYFGYGNYYDPDPQQLELNAFKIVPPISMSFYAFHIMVALGMHFLLLFVVLLWLTARNKIEDKKIVLYTALWTIPLAYVASQAGWIVAEMGRQPWVIQDLMPTMTAVSKIDSGSVMITFALFAITFVGLAIAEVKIMVKQIKNGPKEGGDK from the coding sequence ATGCTCGATAACATTGATCTTACCCTTGTCAACTGGTCAAGGGCACAGTTTGCTTTAACAGCCATGTTTCACTGGTTGTTTGTTCCGCTCACTTTGGGATTGGGATTTATAGTGGCCTTTATGGAAACTATTTACGTCCGAACGGGAGATCCGGAATGGAAAAGAATTACAAAATTTTGGATGAAGCTTTTCGGAATTAATTTTGCTATTGGAGTAGCAACAGGTATAATTCTGGAATTTGAATTTGGAACTAACTGGTCGAATTACTCATGGTTTGTGGGAGATATTTTTGGTGCTCCTTTGGCTATCGAAGGAATTATGGCCTTCTTCCTTGAAAGTACTTTCATAGCTGTTATGTTTTTTGGTTGGGGCAAGGTTAGTAAAAAGTTCCACCTAACAGCCACATGGCTTACTGCGGTTGGAGCTAATCTATCTGCTCTATGGATATTAGTTGCCAATGCCTGGATGCAGAACCCGGTTGGAATGAAGTTTAATCCGGAAACAGCCCGAAACGAGATGGTAAGTTTTTGGGATGTATTTTTATCTGAAACTGCTGTAAATAAATTCTTACATACAACCACTTCGGGGTATGTACTGGCTTCCATCTTTGTAGTTGGTGTCAGTGCCTGGTTTATGCTTAAAAAACGTCATGTCTTATTTGCTAAACGAAGCATTGTTATTGCATCGGTTTTTGGTATAGTAGCATCGGTCATGTTGATAGGAACAGGTGATGGTTCGGCCAGAGAGATTGCCAAGACTCAGCCCATGAAGTTTGCTGCAATGGAATCGTTGTTTGAAGGACAAACTCAAGCTCCATTAATTGCTGTTGGTTTGTTTGGTAAAGCACCAGATGATCCATTAAATAAAAATTCAGAATCTGACTTTTTGGTAAAAATTGAAATACCCAACATGCTTTCGTATATGGCATTTTTAAAAGTAGATGCTTTTGTTCCTGGAATTAAGGATTTGGTTCTTGGTAACGAAGAGCGTGGAATCATGTCGTATAAAGAAAAGATTAAACGAGGTTACGAAGCACAGCAGGTATTAAAAGCATTTAAAGCAGCAAAAGGTACCGACCCAGCAAAATACGAAGAGTTAAAAGCTAAGTTTGATGATAAGGAATGGATTGATAATTATTTCCGATACTTTGGATATGGTAATTATTACGATCCTGATCCACAACAATTAGAGCTTAATGCATTTAAAATTGTACCTCCTATTTCAATGTCGTTTTATGCTTTCCATATAATGGTAGCCTTGGGGATGCACTTTCTGTTGTTATTTGTAGTGTTACTTTGGTTAACAGCTCGGAATAAGATTGAAGATAAGAAGATAGTACTTTATACTGCTTTGTGGACAATACCTTTAGCGTATGTGGCTAGTCAGGCCGGTTGGATTGTTGCAGAAATGGGACGTCAGCCATGGGTTATTCAGGATTTGATGCCAACAATGACAGCTGTATCTAAAATTGATTCAGGCTCGGTAATGATCACTTTTGCGTTGTTTGCTATAACCTTTGTTGGTTTAGCAATTGCAGAAGTTAAGATTATGGTGAAACAAATTAAAAACGGACCAAAAGAAGGAGGAGACAAATAA
- a CDS encoding carboxypeptidase-like regulatory domain-containing protein, whose translation MKYLIVLGLFMQIVSVQAQQTIKGKIINEDDHPIPYATISVNGTNKGCYSNTNGCFELISNKHSLSVSCIGYVSQQIKVDDCTDTIHIRLQKRDIALKEVVVTSQKTKLKKVKDQGKIACSVCAYKGMEIVSFIPVPKGSTLNNLTFYCKRTRTKRVAGLRLYSYNYKNEPEEILMTENLVVDIAPYSNKILFDVKKLNIVVPQNGLYAGLVFMDANTAEMKKKDKTNPYVYLSSKHNRKQTFIRTYNHKFTPENFPYAFDKERISNLQCSYSYY comes from the coding sequence ATGAAGTATCTGATCGTATTAGGATTATTCATGCAAATAGTGTCTGTTCAGGCACAACAAACCATTAAAGGAAAAATTATTAATGAGGATGATCACCCCATACCTTATGCTACTATTTCCGTTAATGGAACCAATAAAGGCTGCTACTCCAATACCAACGGTTGTTTTGAATTGATAAGCAATAAACACAGTCTTTCCGTAAGTTGTATTGGATATGTATCGCAACAAATTAAGGTTGATGATTGCACCGATACCATACATATAAGACTACAAAAAAGAGATATTGCCCTTAAGGAAGTGGTGGTAACATCGCAAAAAACAAAGCTTAAAAAGGTAAAAGACCAAGGTAAAATAGCCTGCTCTGTATGCGCTTATAAGGGCATGGAAATAGTTAGTTTTATTCCGGTACCCAAAGGAAGTACTCTGAATAACCTTACCTTTTATTGCAAAAGAACCCGCACCAAGCGAGTAGCCGGATTGAGGCTTTACAGCTATAATTATAAGAATGAGCCGGAAGAAATTTTGATGACCGAAAACCTGGTGGTTGACATAGCTCCTTATTCCAATAAAATTTTGTTTGATGTTAAGAAGCTAAATATTGTAGTGCCCCAAAATGGACTTTATGCCGGACTGGTTTTTATGGATGCTAATACAGCAGAAATGAAGAAAAAAGACAAAACCAATCCGTATGTATATTTAAGCAGCAAACACAATAGGAAGCAAACTTTTATCAGAACATATAATCACAAATTTACACCCGAAAATTTTCCATACGCATTTGATAAGGAACGCATCAGCAACCTGCAGTGTAGTTATAGTTATTACTGA
- a CDS encoding DUF4492 domain-containing protein, giving the protein MDRLKRVYQFYIDGFKNMPGWGRKLWIIILIKLFIMFAILKLFFFRDTLKNRYSTEEERANHVLEELITH; this is encoded by the coding sequence ATGGATCGACTTAAAAGAGTTTATCAATTTTATATAGATGGCTTTAAAAATATGCCTGGTTGGGGACGTAAATTATGGATTATCATTTTGATAAAGCTATTCATCATGTTTGCCATATTAAAATTATTCTTCTTTAGGGATACATTAAAAAACAGGTATAGTACCGAAGAAGAAAGAGCCAATCATGTATTGGAAGAGTTAATTACACATTAA
- a CDS encoding alpha/beta hydrolase yields the protein MKIQILLSVLLLIASTMYGQKERINLWEGKAPFNKDVQVEEQDVNNRVSRVTVPQLYHYPVKSKEAKPAIIIIPGGGYAREAIDHEGYMAAEWFNKLGFEAFVLKYRLPDADLFENSSYVPLMDAQQAVYLVRSKAKEYNIDPTRVGVIGFSAGGHLAASVSTLFTHPVDDKRTSEEVRPDFSVLMYPVISMDKACTHMGSRENLIGKDPAVSMVDYFSVENQVTEKTPVTLMVHAINDGAVPVENSDRYAQNLFEKGGDVTKVILPTGGHGFGFAADRPVAYWTQYLEVWLKTKIIK from the coding sequence ATGAAAATCCAAATCTTATTAAGTGTATTACTACTGATTGCAAGTACAATGTACGGTCAAAAAGAAAGAATTAACCTTTGGGAAGGTAAAGCACCTTTTAATAAAGATGTACAAGTAGAAGAGCAGGATGTTAATAACCGGGTATCGCGGGTTACTGTGCCGCAGCTTTATCATTACCCGGTAAAAAGCAAAGAGGCCAAACCTGCAATTATTATTATTCCTGGTGGAGGATATGCTCGCGAGGCAATCGATCACGAGGGCTACATGGCTGCCGAGTGGTTTAATAAATTAGGATTCGAGGCTTTTGTATTGAAGTATCGTTTGCCCGATGCTGATTTGTTTGAAAACTCAAGCTATGTGCCTTTGATGGATGCGCAGCAGGCCGTTTATCTGGTTCGTTCCAAAGCCAAAGAATATAATATTGATCCTACCAGAGTGGGTGTAATTGGTTTTTCGGCGGGTGGTCATTTGGCTGCATCTGTGTCAACCTTGTTTACTCATCCGGTTGATGATAAAAGAACATCAGAAGAGGTTCGTCCTGATTTTTCGGTATTGATGTACCCTGTTATTAGCATGGATAAAGCATGCACACACATGGGAAGTCGTGAGAATTTGATTGGTAAAGATCCAGCCGTTAGTATGGTTGATTATTTCTCGGTAGAAAACCAGGTGACTGAAAAAACACCGGTTACCCTAATGGTTCATGCCATTAACGATGGGGCTGTGCCTGTTGAAAACTCAGACCGATATGCCCAAAACTTGTTTGAAAAAGGTGGCGATGTTACTAAAGTGATTCTTCCTACCGGAGGTCATGGATTTGGATTTGCTGCCGACAGGCCAGTTGCTTATTGGACTCAGTATTTAGAAGTGTGGTTGAAAACCAAGATTATTAAGTAA